The genomic stretch ACGGATGAttcagaaaaaataatcaattcaACATTGATCCGGCTGAATAAGTACTTATTAACACCAAATAATGGTTCATTGAACataaataatcaaacaAGTAGACTTAGATTTCTTCAGTTTACTTCAGCTTATGGATTAGAAGATATTAGTGATCAGCAATTTGGACaagatttaaattatttagatGGAATCCCAAATGTAGGAGgtatttcttcatttgCTCAAGATTATGATCAGTGGATACCTTCTAATAATTTCGATTTTTATAATGGTTACGGATTTGACTTTTTGTTCATGGAATGAAAATAACGTCATCTTCTAAGTGAGATATCACTAACTATAGAATCATAGGTGTTTTTATAAGTTTTGAATTCTTCTCCTAAGCTTTCAGCTACTAATTCTGTAAATTCGgcaaataatttatctttatcTTTGGAATCCTCATCCATAATAAGTGCCAAAGCTTCCgttttattttcagaatGTTCAATAAACTTTATCATTTCCACTAATCTCGGGTTATTTCTTAAAAGAGATGAAAGTCTTTCGTTAGAATTCAATGCttctttttccttttcaGTCAAATCGAATTGCTCTGTTTCCTCAATAGCGCTTTCTAATTTCATTTCATTGcatatttcttcaaaattttgatcTGATTGAAGTGAGTCACTTATTTGATTACTTTTAAGGCTACATTCTTCTCTTGAGTGAATCTGAAAACATTCCAACGAACAAAATTTCCTTAAACAACacttaaatttatattttcctATGTTAACTCCACAAATCACACAAATTTTATCATTGATAAGAGATCCTGTCTCAGATCCTTCCATTTTACTCATTTTTATTGATGTTTATTaccatttttttaattataactAAAATGAAAAGTATCTTACCATctttattacaaatttttAGTTCGGCGGTTTggaaatcaaaatataattttgatttattgaTCCTAAATGTGTTTTATTCTTAACGAAAGATGTTAGTAATAAGGAATTATCCGAACCaaaaggaaataaatataaaagcAGTGATTTACTATcttatcaaaaattaaaataataaaatattacaagcctttttaatattcagGGTATTTTTACTTGATTAGCATGtaatttgcatgcaaactAATTagattttaatgaaattaaattatgattttagaaataaaacaagcaaaaaaataaattaaaactttAAGATTTTAACTTATTcgtattttatttgaaaaataaaaatgttttGAAGGCGCTGTAATATAATTCAGTTAAAATTAAAACTAAATGAATTTGTAAATAGGTTAATCAAAGAGATAAGATATGATTTTGGAGATTGCTCATAAATATGGGTGTTATAAAAAGAACTCAGGTATTGATTGTTGGGATGGGCCCCGTAGGTATGACATTAAGCAATTTGcttaatttatataaagtcgacaatattattgttgACAAATTGACACAATTTTCGCCTATTCCAAAAGCCCACTACATTTCAAATCGCTCAATGGAGATATTTAGATTCTGTAACAACTTAGATCAAGAAATATATAGGCTTCAACAACCTTTAGAATTTTGGAGAAGAATAACTTATCTAActtattttaataactGCAAATTTGGTATTTTAGGAACTAAAGATGAATTCAGTAATTATAAGACAATTAATGGTTACTACTTAGATTTGGATAGCCAATCAGGAGTGGCAAATTATGATCAAAGCAaactaaataatttattgtaCAAAAATTTGAAACAGTGTAAATATTCGCAGATAATGCTTGGAACATCTTGGAAAGGATATGAATTTGTTTCTAAAAGTGGAAAAGAAAAGGTAATTTCAAAGTTAGAgaaatcaaattcaaatttggaatttaCTATAGAGAGCGATTTTTTAGTGGGAGCGGATGGAGCAAAGAGCCAGGTAAGGAAagctttaaataaaaattttaaaggGCATGAATCTCTTCAAAAACttctaaatattaattttatctcAAAAGATTTGGCAAAAGTTTGTCTGGAACTCAAGcaagaaattattgatgagtgtaataatattaaattagttCCCACCACAAGTATGTTATACTTTATTCTAAATCCAAGTTTAATAGGCGTAATGGTACTTCACGATATTAGTCAAGGCAACTTCGTGATCCATATTCCTTTAGTTGGTTCAAGCTCCGAGAAATTTgatttagatttttttAAGCATATTTTCCCAAGTTTAATTAGCCAAGTATGCAAGAAAAACATTAATTTAGAGGTAAAATCTATTGAAACATGGAATATGTCAGCTCAAGTACTTGATTCGTTTGTTGATGAAAAAACAAATCGAATAGTTTTAATAGGAGATTCTGCTCATAGACTTCCCCCATCTGGAGGATTTGGGATGAATTTAGGAATTCAAGATTCCCTTAACTTAGCATGGAGATTAGcatttgtattaaaaaacaaatacgaagaagatattaaaaaacaaTTGAATGAGTTTAACATGGAGAGAATCCAACATGCGCAATATGCCTGTAATAACTCTATTCGGAATTTTTATAGGTCCCTATTTATTCCTAAAGCTATCGGATTGGACtggaaaataatatctaGTATGCAGAAGTTAATATCTAATGCCGATAAATATATTcctaataaaattttagaAGAGAAACCAGTCATGGATTACATTTATAAGTTAGGAATGTTTagattttcaaaaatactaaggaatgaaaataaaatggaAAAGATAAAGATGCTTATTCAGGTTAGTTTAGTACTCCAgctatattaatataaaacaCTTTTTTAGggatatattaattcaagGGAAAATTCTTTATCTATCAACTTCAAAGGTCTTGATCTTGCATATGCATATAACTTTAATGCAGGAAATACAAAAGCATCTTTTGTGGCTCCAAAATCGCCGTTTAATTATTCCCCAAATACTTTACTAGGAATGAGAATCCCTCATGAATatgtttattttcaaagCCTAGATAAAATATTCAGAATCTCAACAGTAGACATTCCAATTGTATTTTCAGAAAGAGAGCCAAAGAATGTAATACTGATGTTTAGTGAAAAAAGGTAagcaaaaaaaagtattacacaaaaattatttgactAAAAAATTAGTCTCGATAAAGTTAGAAAAACTTTTCCGAATCACGTTGTTGTATTTTGGACgttaaaaaatgaaatcaATCAAAGTCAATCAAAAATTTACACAAATCTAGAAATTTTGCCAACtggaaaaattaataaaatttggaCCTCAAAGCAGGTtagagaaaaatatttggagaaattgaataatataaacaaaaattctataataaaaaattatcgagaactaaatttaaaagatttagataatttattttttgaaattagaCCAGATGGtcatataaaaaatataggATGCTAAGCTTCAACATTCTTAGGAGGCATTTTTTTTAGCAaacttaatatttcattacCAAGTGTGAGTGATTTTTGAAGCGCAATATTAAGATCTCCTTTACTATTAGTTTCCATCCAACCAGTTTTAAAAATAGGACAGGgaaaacaattattttcaaatgaataatctttatttccattaaaaatataatcatATTTTGGTTTGAATCCCAATGATGTGATCAATAATTGGCAAggtaaataatatttctccTTCTCATTTAACTTTGTTTTATCAGTAATTGGTTTAGAATCACGAATATTTCTCGCTAATTCTATTCCTTTGATAAACGggattgatttttttttcacaTTATTCTCTGGAATATTGACTTCTTcagttttaatatttacaGTAGAGAAGAGGTTTTTAAAATGTATGTTTATTGTTTTATCATTATGGAATATGTTATCATTATTGGCTATGTATTCTTGGTGATTATTAACCATTTCCTGAAATATAGacttcattttcaaaaatcttctttttatttctgGTCCGCTTCTTTCTAATTCGAATAAGCTAGTTCGGTCCTGTGAAAGCTCAAAATCTTCTTGAGACATCATTACTCTGATATTCATTCCATTAGTAGAATTGTATTTTGATTTCCTAGACTTATCAATAAATTCCTTTAATAATGGATATTTAAAGGAATTTTGAATCCAACCTCTCCgtccaataataaatatgttTTTGAACAAAGGTCGATAGATATCGGAGTTTGAATATTTAGATGATGTgtcaattaaatttaaataatcaggattcaaatatttgttttttgaAAGTTGTTCATGGGTATAGAAAGATAAAAGTCTAGTAATATCCAATGAAACATTGCCATTTCCAATGATAACCGCATTCCTCTCACTGGagtttaatatataatttctaAGTATATCAGAACCATATCCATATTTAAAGTCTTCATTTTCGTTTTTAAATGGGACGCTAATTTCAGTAGAAGATAAAGGACtcttatattcaaaaaattgattgtttttttttttaaggtAATTCAACTCTATATCCATATCAATTCTCTCATTATCAAtaagtttattattgatCGAATTAGAGTGTTCATTTTTTGTTGGATATAGCATTTTTTTAAACATTGGGTGgctattataataaaacaCCCAATCTCTAGAAGAAAATACTCCTCCTATAATTTTATTCTGTAATTCATTATTCATATATTTCACTGGAAGAGTATGGAAACTTTGTAATCCACCAACTGCTAAAACCACTACATCGTATTTCCTctttaattcttctaatttAACATCATATCCCAAAGTCACATTTCCAtagaatttaatatcatcagaatattttttaaaaagagAGTTATCAATACTAGAAATCGATTTTTTTAGATCATGTCTATCTGGTGCAATTCCATATCTGAGTAGCCCAAATGGTTTATCTAAGGAATCTAATAAATCTATTTTGATTGCAATGTTTTCCTTTTTTGATCTTGCCAGCAAATATTTGGCCAAGTAACAACCTGATGGGCCTGCACCAACAATACATAACTTATATATTGGCTTGTAAGGTCTCATTTTTATAAATGATCCaaaaacaaattcaaattcatttcctagatttaatataattattacaaCTACTTCACTAATCAAATCAAAAAGCAAACATATATTTCTGAAAGattaacaaaattaattagtgATGAAGTTGTCgatatattttgaatttttatgTTTAGAATGAAGTTAGAAAATTTGTTAGATTGGAAAACTGCATATTCCCCACATACCGCCTAAATTTCAACATTTTTTAGTgtttcttttaaaaattcagAGTATGAAATGACACTAAATCTAAAATTTGGGTAATCTTTTAGAACTTCCATTGCATCAATAGCAGAATTTTCTCCACCGCAAAGAGCTATGCAACTTGAAGGCATCATATTTGTGGTATTAGGTAAGAAATGTTTAAGGTACTTGATTGAAACTCTTTTTATATCTTCAACTGTAACTTCagatattttctttataataaaaCTGTCAAACTTTGGAGAAATACCAACATTAAGATCAAAATTTAGCTGTTTTGCCCaagaattgaattttttgtgctttgaaataaatttataagCAGCGATCCTTTTTGCTTCATCAAGATCTAGACTGTTATAAAAGCTTTCATAGTAATTAGGTAATTTGTTAGTTTTCTTAATCTCTTCATAAACCTCATTTTCATCCATTGATAACTCTCTGAAAATTTCCCAAGTCTTGATTAAAGACTGACCAATTGATGTTGATTCATACACACAATTTGAAAACTGACCAGTAGTCATACAAAGATCCAAACTTCCACTATATGCTAAACCACTGCCCCTAATTGAATCAAAGAGTAGTGAGCAAGGATCCCAAAGATAGTTTGAAAGTACGAGAAGAGCTGGAACATCTGGATTGAAAAAATGAGATCCTTTTGGGAAGAAAGTACCAAATGTATTTAAATTGATTGACTGAATAAAGCACGCTGTATTTGAGCTTGGAACCTTTAGGTAAATTGAATAGCCATATTTTTCAGGTATTCTAAATTTTTGTGAGCTGTTTGAATTAAAGTCTATACCTAGATCCAATGGGAGTGCTCTTGAAAGTATTTCCCATGGAAGTAAATTTATGTTGGGGGTGTTCTGTATTTGGTTATTAATTAAGTATTGGCTTTTGTAGTTTTTATTgatagaaaaatatttaaataaatttattttgttgGCCTCCTCTTTTCCAATAACAAATAACGAAAACTTTGTGTTACTAGCTGGAATAACTTCTGATTTCCCAAGAGCGAATGGTCTAATAAGAACTGAATGAAGCCTTTCTAGTTCAACCAAGTAATTTTTTGGTTCTTTTATCAATCTTTTGGAAATATGATCAAAGtttggaatatttgaaatattaaaaattgattGATCGCAGAAACAAAGAGAGTTCGAAACAGAAGTAATTAAACCTTCTTCACTCAATTTTAGTTCGCTGATTGTTCCTTTGATAGTTCTGGCTATTGTAGAAATTCTTTCAGCATTCAATCTCATGCCACAAATTCCACtcataattaatattgaggAAAACTCAGTATATTCTATTGGGGTTGTCCAATTTACTTTAATTTGGTTTGGAATTGTATTAGAATCCAAAATCCATCCATCGCTGAATTCTGCATAGTAATCGATACAAAAAGTATTTAAAAGTTTATCAAAATCATCGAAGTTAATTAGTTCTCCGTCTGACCAATTAACATCAGGTAGGAAGACTTTTGACTCTctcaattttgaatatttttcagaaatttgTGGGccaattaaatttataacTTTAACAGAtgtttgaaataataattctacTAGAAGGGATGAAAGTAGTTTTTCAGTGTTAGATAGATTTTCGTTCAAATTAATCCTCAGTTGTGCGTGTACAAACTCAGTATTTGAgttttctaaaaaaaagtacAAACAATTATCTATTGTTTGTGATTCTAAGTCATGGTCCATATTTaactttttaaatattatgtCGCTCCCTTCATTAATCTCTGCTAGTTTGGCTTCTGAGTAATTCACATTTGTGGTAATATTTGCTTTATTAAGACCAATACAGTTTAAATCGaaagatatattaaaattattaagtaTTTCGAGACTAATAGCACgttttttattatttattatggACTCCTCCAACTTCGCCTTACAAATCTGAAAAAAACGTTTACCTTTCTTActtattctttcttttctttcttcctTGAATCTCTTTGTCATttcttttgataattttttgcTTGGAACAAATTCAAGTATGttcattttttgtaaaCAAAAGGCTTTGTTAAAAAGCGTTTTCCAATATTCTAATCCCTCtgaaagtaattttttgaGAATAAAATGCAGATTACAGTATTCGGTGAGATCAtccatattattaattccatAGTTAATAAAACCAGATAGCTGGTTAAATACTGTATCAATTGTCTTATTTTCCAATGAAACAAGGTGTCCGTAGTATAGACCTTCTATCTTACATTTTAAGtcattaatatcaaaacTTCGTTCACCATTGTGGAATTCAGAAATTATTCTCTTAAATAAATCCACTATCTTATTAATCTTTGTTGTTTCTACCCCATGAAGTAAAATTTGGTGGTACCTATTTTTTTCGCAAACATTTGACATGTCTACATCTGAGCAGTAAGATTTACCTTCTACGAGTTCTTTCATCAATGGGGAGTCGTTTCCAATACATAAATAATGCAATAATACGGTAATTGATAACATTTCTTTAAAGTTCGAAAATGCTCCAAATCTCCATGAAAAACTAATGGTACTTAAATCCTCTTCTTCGCTAGGGAATGGGATCTCTAGATGCCATGGAAAAGATTgttcttttaaattttcattaaaacaaagctttttatttaatggTCTTTGGTTTATTGGGGAATCTGAAATTCGAATTTTCTTACAGGTTTTATGATCATTAACAAGTTCTGCTTCGCTAATAAATTTCCCAATTgttccaaaaatattatttatattaatactttcATTCCCATGTATGAAGATTAACATATTATCCAAACTATAAAAGTTTGCATGAAATTCCTTTAGTTCATCTAATGAAAGTTTTTGAAGTCCAGTTGTTCGACCAGTGCATGAAAATACACTAGATTGGCTTCCATCATATTTTTCAGTGATTTCATCGTAAAGCTCCCATGTAGAGTGAAgcttgattttttttttctcagTAGGGCTCTCACATAAAGTATGAAACTTAGAAAGAGTTGTGACAACCTCATCATAGTTTCTCTCGAAAGAAGAAACTTCTGAATAAACTACTCCATGGTACTCtgcattttcatttaaatgTACGATCTCTGTAAGAAATGATTCTTCCGACAAAATTGGATGAAATAAATGATCTAGCCAAACTTCCAACATTCGTAAAAGGCTCCATTCTGTTGTacattcaaattcaaatgtaGTCGAATCATCTATAGTGAAAGCATTTGTGTATGGACAACACAGTCTGTTAGAGATCTTATCAATGCTATCATTATATGGAAAGCGTTTGCTACCATTAAAAATGACATGCTCTAGCGCATGCGGTATCCCTTTATTGTTGTTTGGCACAGTTGTAAAACTTAATTTACAGTGAGTAAAAGATGGCCCACAAATAGTAAAAGTCTTCATGAATGCTACAATGACTCCCTTTTGGTGCTGGTAGAGTTCCAATATTCCAACATTTGAGACTTTGATcgatttaataaaagagaAGTTATATTTTGTTTCATCTCGAATAAATTCCTCTTTATTTAGGTCTCCAAGtttaactttaaataaattagcCACTTCATTCATcgattattattaaactaCAAGAATTTAGGAATAAACTCAAGCAAcaaaaatagtaattttcAAGTCTGTCAAATTGAAATGTGGCGCCTATTAGTTTGGATAAAATACATATTAACGAGTAGATAACAGTGCTGTGAGTAAAtagagaattaaataaacatatttaaaagtttCAAACGATGTAGAAAAGGCGCACCTGTTTATCACACAGTATTTGCAGCATAACCAAAGAATACCGTCGTAGAATAAATGACGGTAGAAAGTGCTAGGAATTCAAAGAGAAAGGGTGCCAATACTAATTTTAGAGACGGGGAACTTGTTGGAGAGAATAAAAAGAGAAGATGCTCTCATTCCTCATCAAGCAAGAATTCTAATTTGCAATCTAAAAGAAGGGTTCAGTCAAGATCAAGGAAAAATGAAAGCTGCATGAATGTTTTTGTTCAAGCCGATGACAATAATGAAACTGAATTAGTTAAACTGAATACAATAGagataaaaaatttaaaggATGGGTTTAAATATGTAGGTTATAGATGTAGAGTTGCTGTATCCAGACAAAAAACGAAGGAATTAAAAAACAACTCTCCTAATGCATTCAACTGGGTGGAGggaataattaaattttgggATCCAAAATTTAAGTTATTCTTTATACACTTTTTGCTTTCACcttcaataaattcattCAGAAACATTAACAATACTCCCAAACATGAATGGAAATACTTGGCTactcaaaataattctcCCCCAGCAAATACTGATATAAGAAATCTTGTACTTTCACCTTTTGCAATTGATAGAGGCTGGTTTGATCCAAATCCAATAACTATGAAATTATATGGGAGTCTTCCTTTAAAAGATATCTCTTCTATTTCATTTCAAGACAAAGCGGAACTAACTAAATCTGAAAAATTTTCCAGCGAAGTCTGCACAAGATGTAAATTACCAATAGTTGAGGAAGAAGTAATTTACTCATGTGAGCTTTGTTCCAGGAAGTTTCATCAAAATTGTGTAAATATGAGCAATACAAGTATACAGGATCTAAAAGATTCAGATATTACTACATTGAGACAATACAACTCCCCAAATAACTTGgaattgttattaattGCAAATGAGCATAACCAATATATCCGTGAAAGAAAAAGACTTTGGAAGCGTAATTATAATGTATCTCACGATTCTGAAGGAAATTTAAGTTTATATAACAAGTGTTTTAATGATGGGCAACTTCCATATGATCTCGTTGACGTAGAAGAACTGGAGAGAGCTCTGCCAAATgaagtaaaaaaaatcattttggaaaattataatatgtCTCATACTGGTATAAGAAAATTACTCTCCAAATTGCCCGATAAAATGGGTTCTATAATTGGTGATCATCAAGTTAAGCTTTTGTGCAGGAATTACAGATATaacaaaagaaataagTCAATTATGCTCACACAGTCATATAAGGAAGAAGACTATTCAAGTACAATCACATCATTGGAATCGACACCTTCAAAAATTTGTTCGAGAAACGAGCCTAGTGTTCAAAAAAGTGATTTAATTGATGatattgattcaaaatCGGTTTTTAATAAGGGCGAATATAATTCCGAATCATCTTTTATTGAAACTATGGAATTGGAAAAAACTGATTTCacaaaagatgaaaataatccTATTCAAATATCTATAGACGATGCAAAAGACGAGCAGCTAAAAACAAATGAGTACAAATATAGATGTAAGGACTGTATACCCTGTATTTATTGTAAAGAGCCACTATTGCGCATTCCGGTGATTCTTAAACCAAACGAATTACCAAATAGATCGTTGGTATATTCACAAATTCCTACAAAGTTGGAGGAATTTGTTGTTTGTGGAACTTGTGGGATTTGTTACCATGGTAGCTGCGGAAATTCTTTTGTTCCACCATTGTTATTTGgtggaaataatttcaattgtTCCAATTGTTGTAAGTGTATACACTGCGGATATAGAGATAATGGTTTCATGGATTATGCTTCTTGGGACTCAACCTTTTCGAGCTGTATTAGGTGCTGTAAAGGTTTTGAAAGGGGGCAATTCTGTTCAATTTGCAGAAAAATATGGACATCTTCATGGGAAGGAGAATGGCTCCAATGCGACATTTGCAAGTTTTGGGTCCACTATGATTGCGATAAGGATTTAAATGAGCCAATAGAATTCTATTCAAATGTTAAAAACCTTTATAACTGTCCAGCATGTAGAAGCAATGATAACTCAGTTAAATATCAAAGGATTCTGGatcattttatttgtttggACAAAAACAAAGACTTTGCCTCAACTCCTCTTCCTTCATACcaaaattattggaaagTGGTAAAAATTCCAATGGATATTATGACGGTCACAAACAATTTAGAAAGTAAAAAGTATGATTCAGATgaatattcatttattaGGGATATATTCAGAATAATATACAATGCCCAAATATCTCATATGCCTAACCATAGGATTTTCAAACTTGCagcaaatattttaaagaaaataaccCATTTATTTAAGCTCTTATTTGGGGAAAATTTATTGTTGAGATTTTTCAACgttataaaaaaagaggaaTCTTCGATGTCAATTTTGGTAGAACAAATAGATACTAATGATCTTAGAAGTAAAATAGGCgatgaaatatttgaaaatacaaattcaaatataaatgtTAAGCTTTCCCAAGATTATAGAGCTAACAATTTATCATGTGAGAACAACGTTGAAAATGAGCTCGCTATTGATCTAGCCGAAGCTGTGTTAAATCATACAAAGCTGAACTTAGATATTAGCGGTAACTTGAGAAATACAATATCCAGAAAGCAATTTTCATGCTTAAAGGGCGATAATAATCTGAATTCAGTATTTGGAAAGCTCTTTGCTGAATTTAAGAAGTGCACAATTTGCCAACAAAAAAGTGATGAACTCCTTCATTGCTTAAAATGCGGAGTAAATATCCACTCTAAGTGTTCAGAAGTAGTAAATGGTTCATTTGTTTGCAACTCATGTACAGCTTGTCATATTTGTTCTGAGCTAATGGCTGATTCAAGTATACCAGTTATTTCATGTTATACATGCAATAAAAGAGTACATTATACATGTATTTGGCAGGATTATGAGAGGTTTATAGAgcaatcaaaatattcagaCATACCTTCAAGgaataagaaaagaaatgaaGGTGGGTATAATTTTGCTAATTTATCCGGAAATTTGAAAGATAATAGGGATTATATCTGTCTTTggaaaattatttcttccaCTGCATCTCCAAACAAATCTAAAGTTTTGATTAATTCTCCGCTTACAGCAGTTTTTGGCAAAGGgtattatcaatatttgatcAATGAGATTTATTTATGCACAGAATGCTTTGAAGCAAAGAGATATTTACATTCGAATCTGTTTATGCAGAAGTACGCAAATGAATACAACAGATTCTTATTTACTAAGGTGGTAGAGTTCCAAAAGTTGATTGACGAAATCATTACAAAAgatttttcagaaatatattttagTGAGGGAacaaaagaaagagaaataaataaaattttagaGACAATTTCAAGGGTAGAGTTGAAGCCTTTTGATATGTCTttcaaagaagaaaatattatcatttgtAATTTATGCTCTGATCGCTTTTATTGCAAAGATTTTGAGGATCTAGTTGAAATTGCGAATGATAACGCTATTTGTTCGGTTTCCCTCAATTACATTTGTAATAACTGTAATAAATTGTCAAATaagatttcaaaaaatcaatACTATAAGAAAAATGTTGAATTACCACAAGCAAACATTATTACAATGGCACAAGAAAGCTTGAAAGAACCAACATATCCAAACAGTAATTTTCCTTTGATTTTAAATACATTGATTTCTGCATCACAATTCAGAGTAACTTTATCTAAGGACGTTGATCTACTTCTAAGAGTCATTTTGAGCCCTTTTCTTGATCAATCAATCTCAGTTATAAAGAAGTATGAATTGTACttagaaattgataaagaaaatattagaagCGACATAATTAATAAGTATTTCAATTCTGTATATTTTgcaagaataataaaacagACTTTACAATCTTCTTTATTACAATGGTTTCTGTTTTATATCCACCAAAATGgcttatttgatttttccAACTTGAGAAAAGACTATCTTCAACACTTTTACAAACAAAATAATGTAAGCTTGGATGATTTGATTCAAAACAACACTATATCCGTAATTATTGCCTCTATTGAAAAGATGGTCCTTTCTAACGACTTGAATAGTAAAACTaaccaaaataaattgattaaaaataatctgTACGATCCAGATTACTTGTCTTTTCTAGgattatattcaaatttattatttccagcAAGTAATTTTCAGATGTTTGGATTAGGGAACTTAAACTTGATGAATTACCAAGCTATAATTGATACAAAAATGTAccttgaaattaatgattcttttaaagaatatgtATTGAATTACCAAAACTCGCAAAGAAATTCT from Cryptosporidium parvum Iowa II chromosome 8, whole genome shotgun sequence encodes the following:
- a CDS encoding multidomain chromatinic protein with the following architecture: 3x PHD-bromo-3xPHD-SET domain and associated cysteine cluster at the C-terminus; the protein is MTVESARNSKRKGANTNFRDGELVGENKKRRCSHSSSSKNSNLQSKRRVQSRSRKNESCMNVFVQADDNNETELVKLNTIEIKNLKDGFKYVGYRCRVAVSRQKTKELKNNSPNAFNWVEGIIKFWDPKFKLFFIHFLLSPSINSFRNINNTPKHEWKYLATQNNSPPANTDIRNLVLSPFAIDRGWFDPNPITMKLYGSLPLKDISSISFQDKAELTKSEKFSSEVCTRCKLPIVEEEVIYSCELCSRKFHQNCVNMSNTSIQDLKDSDITTLRQYNSPNNLELLLIANEHNQYIRERKRLWKRNYNVSHDSEGNLSLYNKCFNDGQLPYDLVDVEELERALPNEVKKIILENYNMSHTGIRKLLSKLPDKMGSIIGDHQVKLLCRNYRYNKRNKSIMLTQSYKEEDYSSTITSLESTPSKICSRNEPSVQKSDLIDDIDSKSVFNKGEYNSESSFIETMELEKTDFTKDENNPIQISIDDAKDEQLKTNEYKYRCKDCIPCIYCKEPLLRIPVILKPNELPNRSLVYSQIPTKLEEFVVCGTCGICYHGSCGNSFVPPLLFGGNNFNCSNCCKCIHCGYRDNGFMDYASWDSTFSSCIRCCKGFERGQFCSICRKIWTSSWEGEWLQCDICKFWVHYDCDKDLNEPIEFYSNVKNLYNCPACRSNDNSVKYQRILDHFICLDKNKDFASTPLPSYQNYWKVVKIPMDIMTVTNNLESKKYDSDEYSFIRDIFRIIYNAQISHMPNHRIFKLAANILKKITHLFKLLFGENLLLRFFNVIKKEESSMSILVEQIDTNDLRSKIGDEIFENTNSNINVKLSQDYRANNLSCENNVENELAIDLAEAVLNHTKLNLDISGNLRNTISRKQFSCLKGDNNLNSVFGKLFAEFKKCTICQQKSDELLHCLKCGVNIHSKCSEVVNGSFVCNSCTACHICSELMADSSIPVISCYTCNKRVHYTCIWQDYERFIEQSKYSDIPSRNKKRNEGGYNFANLSGNLKDNRDYICLWKIISSTASPNKSKVLINSPLTAVFGKGYYQYLINEIYLCTECFEAKRYLHSNLFMQKYANEYNRFLFTKVVEFQKLIDEIITKDFSEIYFSEGTKEREINKILETISRVELKPFDMSFKEENIIICNLCSDRFYCKDFEDLVEIANDNAICSVSLNYICNNCNKLSNKISKNQYYKKNVELPQANIITMAQESLKEPTYPNSNFPLILNTLISASQFRVTLSKDVDLLLRVILSPFLDQSISVIKKYELYLEIDKENIRSDIINKYFNSVYFARIIKQTLQSSLLQWFLFYIHQNGLFDFSNLRKDYLQHFYKQNNVSLDDLIQNNTISVIIASIEKMVLSNDLNSKTNQNKLIKNNLYDPDYLSFLGLYSNLLFPASNFQMFGLGNLNLMNYQAIIDTKMYLEINDSFKEYVLNYQNSQRNSILVTKHKALKDEITQGLTLIKDQIEMDKQEFKLPKLSFFVLIYSFILSKLSKIDDNFSGVDSNRCKYCGRSQNLLLGDQLINVLENVALHKECVLWSLPFVLEPILNNLDMGYESKFETNKKKSEIYSPKYPTFGSISWPILRKPIHVDINDIIITLNDLNALKCFFCGNSGATIKCSGNDKCFKYYHIDCIFKGFQKNNFEYYSSYQFNNIFREESNSNLDLSISTDKESMIHIRLKYRRVWCNECWGIYKTIIEPETSFSEGLTGGILNTFVSMLLVDIKIVNNFEFQERLQIVNKNTIIDSFIEKIITVFSTKKKYNSKIKTLIQKLKRIRDSIQYSDLKFESNIVNNSIILLDPGVIIENKDFVDGKEIMIFLVNYRALRIWKSCRIINNIFEIDNALSLYLCSTFEINGSVRFQIDWIPTTHFEMKKVNEWLITNDFKDDEFWSKIYINGICHKLFGIPLLRDINLKNLFNSFSELLCSESLKDVSRSTFECIIYPNYLSSNSYLDYSNTKKMQFVSDCDARSQIFFGFREEFIYSLVKRKIDRFSIKKLISVFYYRKIFADIMHPELWTSHRQYPYPDKLSKYKGFEFEYCKLGRNEMKGGRINEDLFTIIHAGNNKDPDNVELMNSIHQSFQESSKRNKILLEDMGPTKLYRYLDSLPYDKRLNIKKSSIHGFGLFAKELIKTGEPIIEYVGELIRNSVADKRESLYKSNGNRDGSCYMFRLDESSVIDATNIGNHARFMNHCCDPNSICKVISIDSQNKHIVIFSKKTINKDEEITYDYQFNVEEASEKIICHCGASNCLGRMN